In Desulfomonile tiedjei DSM 6799, a genomic segment contains:
- the katG gene encoding catalase/peroxidase HPI — MNEDSKSPVVGGAKQPAFGKGTTNRDWWPNELNLKILNQNCPMSNPMGKEFNYAEEFKKLDLKAVKKDLYALMTDSQDWWPADFGHYGGLFIRMAWHSAGTYRIGDGRGGAGSGTQRFAPLNSWPDNANLDKARRLLWPIKRKYGRKISWADLMILAGNCALESMGFKTFGFGGGREDVWEPDETSWGAEKEWLATSDKPDSRYTGDRDLENPLAAVQMGLIYVNPEGPDGNPDPLLAAKDIREIFARMAMNDEETVALIAGGHAFGKTHGAGDAAHVGPEPEAASIEEQGLGWKSSFGTGKAGDTITSGIEITWTQTPTKWSNNFFRNLFTYEWELTKSPAGAHQWRPKGDAGAGTVPDAHDPSKRHAPGMLTTDIALKVDPIYEKISRRFYENPDQLADAFARAWFKLTHRDMGPRSRYLGAEVPAEELIWQDPVPAVDHELVDALDIADLKVKILASGLSVSELVSTAWASASTFRGSDKRGGANGARIRLAPQKDWEVNQPARLKTVLQAFEGIQEEFNSAQSGGKKVSLADLIVLGGCAGVEQAARNAGHDVTVPFTPGRTDALQEQTDVESFAVLEPVADGFRNYLKTKYAVSEEELLVDRAQLLTLTAPEMTVLVGGMRVLNANFGQSKHGVFTKRPETLTNDFFVNLLDMRTSWKTTSEGEDAFEGRDRATGELKWTGTRVDLVFGSNSQLRAVAEVYGCEDSQEKFVHDFVAVWNKVMNLDRFDLVRS, encoded by the coding sequence ACTCGCAGGACTGGTGGCCGGCCGATTTCGGTCACTACGGGGGACTCTTCATCCGCATGGCGTGGCACAGCGCGGGCACCTACCGGATCGGCGACGGCCGCGGGGGCGCGGGGTCCGGCACCCAACGCTTTGCGCCTCTCAATAGCTGGCCCGACAACGCGAACCTCGACAAGGCGCGCCGTCTGCTCTGGCCGATTAAGCGGAAATACGGCCGCAAGATCTCCTGGGCCGACCTTATGATCCTCGCCGGCAATTGTGCGCTTGAGTCGATGGGCTTCAAAACCTTCGGCTTCGGCGGCGGGCGCGAGGATGTCTGGGAGCCGGATGAAACCTCCTGGGGTGCCGAAAAAGAATGGCTGGCTACAAGTGACAAGCCTGACAGCCGTTACACCGGCGACCGGGATCTGGAAAACCCTCTGGCGGCCGTACAGATGGGCCTGATCTACGTCAACCCGGAAGGGCCGGACGGCAACCCGGATCCTCTCTTGGCGGCCAAGGATATCCGTGAGATCTTCGCTCGCATGGCGATGAACGACGAAGAGACGGTGGCGCTCATAGCGGGCGGCCACGCGTTCGGCAAGACGCACGGCGCCGGTGATGCGGCGCATGTCGGTCCTGAGCCCGAAGCCGCCTCCATCGAGGAACAGGGCCTCGGCTGGAAGAGCAGCTTCGGCACGGGCAAAGCCGGCGACACGATCACCAGCGGCATAGAGATCACTTGGACCCAAACGCCAACGAAGTGGAGCAACAACTTCTTCAGAAACCTGTTCACCTACGAATGGGAATTGACGAAGAGCCCTGCCGGTGCGCATCAGTGGCGACCGAAGGGTGACGCCGGCGCCGGCACGGTGCCGGATGCCCACGACCCGTCGAAGCGTCACGCCCCGGGCATGCTGACCACGGACATTGCCTTGAAGGTCGACCCTATCTATGAAAAGATTTCAAGGCGCTTCTACGAGAACCCGGACCAGTTGGCAGACGCCTTCGCCCGGGCGTGGTTCAAGCTGACACACCGCGACATGGGGCCCCGCTCGCGCTATCTCGGTGCGGAGGTCCCGGCCGAGGAGCTGATCTGGCAAGACCCTGTGCCTGCAGTCGATCATGAGCTGGTCGACGCTCTGGACATTGCAGACCTTAAGGTCAAGATCCTTGCTTCCGGCCTGTCCGTCTCGGAACTGGTCTCGACGGCCTGGGCGTCGGCATCCACGTTCCGTGGCTCCGACAAGCGCGGCGGTGCGAACGGCGCGCGAATTCGTCTCGCACCGCAAAAGGATTGGGAGGTTAACCAGCCTGCCCGACTGAAGACTGTTCTGCAGGCCTTCGAGGGAATCCAGGAGGAGTTCAACAGTGCGCAGTCAGGCGGGAAGAAGGTGTCTCTCGCCGACCTGATTGTCCTGGGTGGATGCGCAGGTGTCGAGCAAGCTGCGAGGAATGCCGGTCACGATGTGACCGTTCCCTTCACGCCCGGACGCACGGATGCCTTGCAGGAGCAAACCGACGTGGAGTCGTTCGCCGTACTCGAACCGGTTGCAGACGGGTTCCGTAACTACCTCAAAACCAAGTACGCCGTATCGGAAGAAGAATTGCTGGTCGATCGTGCGCAACTGCTGACGCTGACCGCACCTGAGATGACGGTTCTCGTTGGTGGTATGCGCGTCTTGAATGCCAACTTCGGACAGTCCAAGCACGGTGTTTTCACCAAGCGGCCGGAGACCCTCACCAATGATTTCTTCGTGAATCTGCTCGACATGAGAACCTCGTGGAAGACAACCTCGGAAGGCGAAGATGCGTTCGAGGGGCGTGATCGCGCAACGGGCGAACTCAAGTGGACAGGTACCCGTGTCGACCTCGTCTTCGGTTCGAACTCCCAACTCCGGGCCGTGGCGGAGGTCTACGGATGCGAGGACTCACAGGAGAAGTTTGTGCACGACTTTGTAGCGGTGTGGAACAAGGTAATGAACCTTGACCGCTTCGATCTCGTCCGATCGTAG